Proteins from one Triticum aestivum cultivar Chinese Spring chromosome 7A, IWGSC CS RefSeq v2.1, whole genome shotgun sequence genomic window:
- the LOC123148801 gene encoding cell number regulator 13-like: MASPWDSPSTSLWGTLGQASNVAQLVGVDALGLVSMVVQAALAARRHRDACVRLAQHAELMRREATRRPLEQLRGALRRCYELVTACQDCGYLRRLLLGARMADELRAA, from the coding sequence ATGGCGAGCCCATGGGACAGCCCTTCGACCAGCCTGTGGGGCACGCTGGGGCAGGCCTCCAACGTGGCGCAGCTGGTCGGCGTGGACGCGCTGGGGCTGGTCTCCATGGTCGTGCAGGCCGCCCTGGCGGCGCGCCGCCACCGGGACGCCTGCGTGCGCCTCGCGCAGCACGCGGAGCTGATGCGGCGGGAGGCCACCAGGCGGCCGCTGGAGCAGCTCCGCGGCGCGCTGCGGCGGTGCTACGAGCTCGTCACGGCGTGCCAGGACTGCGGGTACCTCCGCCGCCTGCTTCTGGGTGCACGGATGGCCGACGAGCTCCGCGCCGCGTAG
- the LOC123148800 gene encoding putative cysteine-rich receptor-like protein kinase 20 yields the protein MFIRLIPLISLVDNSTNSRRAKAEEGVLSVVTDNSSSHIRSVLKPSPARALEFSEIKVQGATELCIVEEKTSVGKVNMQEQKIFNIEELTELCTRIEETCVGFAKFNFFQIVDATDNFSERRILGLGGFGTVYKGQLPNGLMIAIKRLDEHATVFDFDSELQLAKLQHANLTRLLGWCIHGKERILVYEFMQNGSLDHYISERTKGQVLDWSKRFKIITGLTEGLVYLHKGSMSCLVHRDLKPHNILLDYNMSPKIADFGSARTLSSDVAEERTSRVVGTSGYKAPEYASQGVYLLKTDVFSFGILVLVIISGRKNTILNKQGDTVGDLVRDAWHMWKDQRLHDLVDPLLGDRYEVAEITRCAQVALLCAQEDPADRPAMTDVAAMLNSENISLPMEPKQPTALIHGCADRDTASTYMSQSGRTIDITITSSAPMSTRVRIILDPEV from the exons ATGTTCATCCGCCTCATCCCGCTCATCTCCCTCGTCGACAATTCGACAAACAGTCGTCGTGCCAAG GCCGAGGAGGGGGTGCTCAGTGTTGTCACAGACAATTCAAGTAGTCACATCAG GAGTGTGTTGAAACCATCTCCAGCAAGAGCTTTGGAATTCTCCGAAATAAAGGTTCAAGGAGCTACTGAACTTTGCATTGTTGAAGAAAAAACATCTGTAG GAAAAGTTAACATGCAAGAACAGAAAATCTTCAACATTGAAGAACTCACTGAGCTTTGTACCCGTATAGAAGAAACTTGTGTGGGATTTGCAAAGTTCAACTTCTTTCAGATCGTGGATGCTACAGACAATTTCTCAGAGAGGAGAATACTTGGGCTTGGTGGATTCGGTACAGTTTATAAG GGTCAGTTGCCCAACGGACTTATGATTGCCATCAAAAGACTTGATGAGCATGCAACCGTATTTGATTTCGATAGTGAATTGCAGCTTGCGAAGCTTCAGCATGCCAATCTGACTAGGTTGCTAGGGTGGTGCATTCATGGGAAAGAAAGGATTCTTGTCTATGAGTTCATGCAAAATGGTTCCTTGGACCATTACATATCAG AAAGAACAAAAGGACAAGTGCTGGACTGGTCTAAGCGATTCAAGATAATTACAGGGTTAACAGAGGGCCTTGTTTACCTGCATAAAGGCTCCATGTCCTGCCTTGTCCATAGAGACTTGAAACCACATAATATCCTCTTGGATTATAACATGAGCCCGAAGATTGCTGATTTTGGATCAGCTAGGACACTGAGTTCAGATGTAGCAGAAGAGCGCACGAGTAGGGTTGTGGGAACCAG TGGTTACAAAGCTCCAGAGTATGCATCTCAAGGAGTTTACTTGCTGAAGACAGATGTGTTCAGCTTTGGCATCTTGGTTCTGGTGATTATTAGTGGCCGAAAGAATACCATACTCAACAAGCAAGGGGATACTGTTGGTGATCTTGTACGAGAT GCCTGGCATATGTGGAAGGACCAAAGGTTGCATGATCTTGTGGATCCGTTGTTAGGGGACAGATATGAAGTCGCTGAGATAACGAGATGCGCTCAAGTGGCACTGCTTTGTGCCCAGGAAGATCCAGCAGACCGGCCTGCCATGACAGATGTTGCTGCAATGCTGAACTCTGAAAACATAAGCTTACCAATGGAGCCTAAGCAGCCCACCGCGCTGATCCATGGGTGTGCCGACAGAGACACGGCATCGACATACATGAGCCAATCAGGCAGGACAATAGACATAACCATAACGAGTTCAGCTCCAATGTCGACTAGAGTTCGAATCATTCTAGACCCGGAGGTTTGA